One window of Scheffersomyces stipitis CBS 6054 chromosome 1, whole genome shotgun sequence genomic DNA carries:
- a CDS encoding predicted protein, with product MSDWDSVTVIGQKARVGGGGPRETVARTSAQLNAARRTGAVVGTEKKYGSTNTRSNPEGQRLTKLDATDDVVAVKKLDSSVGKAIQQARQEKKFTQKDLATKVNEKPNVINDYEAGRAIPNQQLLGKLERALGVKLRGKNIGEPLFAKKK from the coding sequence ATGTCGGACTGGGATTCTGTTACTGTGATTGGACAAAAGGCTAGAGTCGGCGGCGGCGGTCCACGTGAAACCGTGGCCAGAACCTCGGCTCAGTTGAACGCCGCCAGAAGAACTGGTGCCGTTGTTGGaactgaaaagaagtatGGTTCCACCAACACTAGATCCAACCCAGAAGGTCAAAGATTGACCAAGTTGGATGCCACTGATGATGTGGTTGCTGTCAAGAAGCTCGACTCTTCTGTCGGAAAAGCTATTCAACAAGCcagacaagaaaagaagtttaCGCAAAAGGACTTGGCCACCAAGGTCAACGAGAAGCCTAACGTCATCAACGACTATGAAGCCGGAAGAGCTATTCCAAACCAACAGCTTTTGGGCAAGTTGGAGAGAGCTTTGGGTGTCAAGTTGAGAGGCAAGAATATCGGAGAACCATTGTTCgccaagaagaagtaa